The segment GGAACCCCTCCGTTGCGGCTCAACATGGCAGTGGATCCTCCTAAGGCTGACCCCAAAGGGGTGGTGGCGGTGGATCCCACCGCGAACTGTGGCTCGGGGCTGAAGTCCAGAGAGGACCAGGGAGCGAAAGCAGGTGGATGCTGCAGTTCCCGGGACCAAGTGTGCCGCTGCCTTCGCGCCAACCTGCTGGTTCTGCTCACCGTGGCGGCGGCGGTGGCTGGCGTGGTGCTAGGTCTGGGGGTCTCGGCGGCGGGCGGTGCTGAGGCGCTGGGCCACGCGCGCTTTACCGCTTTCGCCTTCCCGGGAGAGCTGCTGTTGCGTCTGCTGGAGATGATCATCCTGCCGCTGGTGGTGTGCAGCCTGATCGGAGGTGCAGCCAGTCTGGACCCTAGCGCGCTCGGCCGTTTGGGCGCCTGGGCCCTGCTCTTTTTCCTGGTCACCACACTGCTCTCTTCGGCTCTCGGCGTGGCCTTGGCCCTGGCGCTGAAGCCGGGCGCCGCGTTTGCTGCCATCAACTCCTCTGTTGTAGACTCCAGTGTCCACAGAGCACCCACCAAAGAGGTGCTGGATTCCTTTCTGGAACTCCTGAGGTGCGTTCCCGCCAGACAGTGGGGTGGGAAGGGACCAGTGCAAGCGTGCAGTCTTTCTGCTTTATCCCTCCGGAGTGCAGGGATCACACGGGTGTACCGCCACTAGTGACGAAGGTTGGGCCCTCCAGAATGAGACATGCCTTCTAGAGTCTTAGGAAAACAAGGTAATGGTGACAGGACCTCTAACATCTTGGAGGGGTGAACTTTTGCGGAAGTTCCCCACATTTGGGGGCGGTCCTAGAAATGGAGGGCttttagagaaaggaaaaatgttaaaccttcttaaaatattaaaataagaagacTTTTGGAGACAGAGTACAGCCAAGCATGGCATTGAGCTCCTCGTcacccttcctccatctcccaagtgacTGGGATGAAGGCGCATCATTTTGCTTCCTAAAACCAAGTCTGCTACAGGTAGCTTAGGCTGCTgtccttgcctcagcctccttccttGGCTTGCAAGAGAAGTGTTAAGACACAAGGTCTGTCCTAAGAAGAGCCAGAACACCCCCTCTCCCACGCTCGCCCCCCCATCCCGGCTATCCCCTTCTTCCCAGCACTCCTATCCAAATTAACAGGTGTGATGAACCactaaagaaaaacaatcaaGAACGCTGTGCAAACTACTGGGAGGGATTCTTTGGGTGGCAAAGGGGGCAGAGGTGAGGCTCCTGGCTAAGGATTTGGAGCCAGGGTCTGCGCCCCTTTTTCTCCTATGAGCCTTTGGAGGCCCAGTGGTGATGTGAGGGGCTGCCTGATTCCCATTGATAGGAGGGTCCCCGCTTCTCGCTCACTCTCTCTAACCCTCCTTAGTCCACCTGCGCCAGGCAGCCAGCCTTCCGGGTgccttctcccctccctgccctaCGGTCTCATTTCCTCTTGTGTGCTCCCTTTCAATGCCTCCCCCATAGCGGAGAGTGACATTTATTCTTGTACCCTCCCCACTTTGGAGGTCTCTAGACTCTAGGTCCACGTGGCCCTGCCATGAGGCCCTCTGTTTCAGCATCTTCAGATTGGGGATTtcctggaaggaagagagaggcgggggcggggtgagggtgggggtggggatgtggaaACAGTGAGTCAGAaaacaggtcatcctctgcttcTGGGTCATAGTATGGGATGATATAGAGGCTTGGGCTCTTGGTGTCCGTGGTGAGGATCCCTTCTGGCTGGCAGAGATTAGCTGGGTCCTGAGCCCTGCCCAGGGCTGCTAATAGGCACACCCACCTTCAGGCTGTTTGTGAGCAGAGGCTTTTCCTCCCAGGCAAGCTGTAAAGGGCTGGAACTCACACTTGACTGGCTGACCACTGTCTTAGCCAGAACACTTCACAGTCAGCTTTCAGGCAGGTAAACATGGGCCTTCAGAAGCCCAGGTCGACTTAAATCAGTGGCAAGGCACACATACCCACGAGGGACTAGGCACTCTTtacgtttttattttatgtgtatgagtgttttgccaacatgtatgtgtgtgcacttcacgtgtgcctggtgcccgCAGATGCCAAAGGAGGTTattggattccctgggactgaagttagaggggattgtaagctgccatgtgcatgctgggattcTTTAGCCGTTCCCTTGACCCCCGAGTCTCCTGCACTAGCACACTTAGTGGGACCACTTTtgggcttttttgggggggagtggggtgagatagggtttctctgttccTGGGACTCGTAGAAATCCACTTGTCTTttgcacacacacccccatccccTGTGCTGGATTAAAGCCATGCAACACCATTGGCATGGTACCATTTACAACTGTGCCCCTGGCCATGTGACTGCTTAGGCCAGTGTTCAAGAGTCAGTGTACAAGTCAGACATGGCCACCCACACTGCCAAGCCACAGCCCGgtagggtggaagaaagaagatcaaGAGTTCTAGGCAGTCCTGGGTCTCATGAGGATCTCTCTCCCGCAAGAACAAGGACAAACTCTCCCTTGAGAAAGgttcttgcctttctgtgcctccgGTTCCCTTTATTTATCTATggggtttttaagacagggtccttGTGGTTGTCCCTGTGCCTGCACCAACGCACCTGGAGTTCCCTTCAGTTAAAAAGGGGTTGGCTATGTAAAGCAGTAAATGTGCCACCTGGCATATGGCAGGCACCCGCCACACACCAGTGGCCATGCAAGGACAGATGCATATTCATGACTGGAACAGCAGTCCCACGTTCATCATGTCCATGGCCTCCCCCAAGCTCTCTGACCCTCCAGCCAGCTCCTTAGGGATAACCCTCCGGGAAGTAGCTGATGCAAGAACCCCAGGGTGTTAAATGGTCTCTGGGGGTGGAGCTCAGTCCTGGTGTGACCCCGCCCTTGCCAGCCTCTCAAAAGCCTAGTTTCCCCCTCCAACCCACAATTCCTTGGTTCTGACACACCCACTTCCTGGGGCCAGAGGAGGGTAATTGGAATTCCCACATCCTGGGAGAGGTGTGCTGGCCTGCTCCTCCAGCCAGCTACCCCAAGGGGCTGTAGGATGACAGgtctgaggcaagcctgggcttacagattaaggctagcctgggtaacttagcaagaccctgtctcaaaaaatgaaaatatctctGAAGATGTAGTTCAGTTGTAGAGTAGGTAAGGTCCTTGCCTTCTACCTCTGtgtggcaaaaaacaaaaacaaaagttggCCAGccaggaggtgggggcagggcttaggaaccttttttttttttttgccaaggcTGATTGGTGACCTGAAGCTGCTTTCTGGAACCCACACAATAGAAAACAGGAGTAGGGAGCATGTGTGCCCCAAGCAACTACATGTTTatggccaggcatgatggtgcatctctttaattccagcacagtGGCaggggcaagtggatctctgtgagttcaaggccagccagggctacatagtgagacactctcaaaagaaaaatttatatGTAGAGTGATGGTTTTCTGTGTGTGAATTAAAATGTGACTGTAATCTCGTAGTTCAGCAGCCCCTTTCTTAAGCAACCAAGAGaggttcccatccccaccctccctggACCGTAACTAACATAGGTGTTTGTTTCTGCAGGAATATGTTCCCCTCCAATCTGGTGTCTGCTTCTGCTGCCTTCCGCATTGTGAGTCCTCTGGGGTGTGCTGAGGGGCTTAGGGGTGGGTGGTTATGGTCTAGAGAAGGGAAATGCATGTAGGAGCTTCCTTAGAGAGTTCTAGGTTTGCCACTGAGACTCATCCATGCCTTTCTCATTAAGAATTGAGATTCTGGAGGGGACTGGCCGGACAACAGGTAGCCATGTCCTGTATAAGCAGATGACCACCGTTTAATTCTCAGAACACAccgtggtcctctgacctcccaatACTTTCAGGAgggtacatgtgcacatgtgtatgggtgagtgtgtgcatgtgccacacacacacaatgttaaattttaaaaagaaatgagaatatGGGAGAGGCTGAAGTACTAAATGAGAAAGGCTGGGGTTGAGCAGAGAGTTCAGGCTAGACAAGGAGATAGTATCTTGATAAATGCCATTGGTGTGAACGGCTCttaacctgtaatcccagcacttggaagggacCCCATCTGCAGTTTGCTACCTCGTATGTATCTAAAGACATCAACACATCTGGAATACATGTGACCTAATGGGTGGAGGCCCAGCAGAGCTTTGCTCTGGCCCAGTGTAGCCCCCACCCACACCACTtccctctctttgtcttttgGATCTTTCAAAAGGTTGGTGTGTATTTAGATTTAAACTTGGGATTAGTGTGCAACCCTTGAGACTGGggttgtggctcagtgggtagtgtgcttgcctagcatgcttgaagtcctgggttccattcccagagcACTGAGTAAACCAAGCATTGTGTCAGACACCTGTGATTCCAGTAATAAGTAGGAGTAAAATATTTTAGGAGCTCAGGGTCATCTCTGGCTACATAGGGAGttgtaggctagcctgggctacaagaggtTATCTTAAAGAACGGGGCTGGAGGGTTTGGAGTATGGGGGGGGGTGAGCATGGTAGTAGGAACCCATGATGACAGTTGACACTAATCCTTCCAATCTGTCTTCAGCCATGTGGTGCCTGTCCACAGAGGAGCAATGCAACCATGGACCAGGTGAGCAAGACAAGAtctgaggaaactccacactCCTGGCCCGATGTGGATTTCAGTTTACCTTCCTCCCTTTGCTGTTTGAGTCTTCCCCCACAAATGTatagtgtgggtgctggagagatggctcagtggtttagagcactggctgcccttctagaggtcctgagttcaattcccagcacccatgtggcaactgacaactgtctgtaattacagttccagggggatctgacaccctcacacagatgtaGATGCAGTCAAACACATTTAAAaggaaccccccccaaaaaaacagtaAAGCATGAAATTTGATTTAAAGTTTGCAGTCCAAACTGGCAGCAGTGGCTCCTGGTGCTCTAACTGAGGTGGGCTGAGCTCTCTCACATCAAGTTTTTTTTAAGGCAttatctctctgtgtagtcctgactgtcctcgaacttgctctgtagaccaggttggctacAAATTGTgagatctctctgcctcctggggtTAAATGTGTGCCCCCCCACACCCAGCTTCCACATAAATTTTttcattcttcatttatttttatttatttcttagttttcactttacatcctgattgctgcCCCTTCCCATTCACCTCTTTCCACaattctttccccctccctgccctttTCCTCTAAGAGGGTGGAGGCACCCCCTGGGTAACCCCCCACCCTGGTACATcaggtctctgaggggctaggttcatcctctcccactgaggacaggccaggcagcccagttaggggagcaTATCCTGCAGAGAGGccacagcttttgggatagcctctgcTCTAGCAATTGGGACCCACGTGAATACTGAGATATATACTTGCTtcgtattttttgtttttttaagacaggggttctctgtgtggccatggctgtcctggaattcagaaGGATTATAGGAGGGGGTGACTGGGCGAGGAATTATAAtcgggatataaagtgaataaataaaaagaaatgaagggctggagagatggctcagcggttaagagtaccatctgctcttccagaggtcctgagttcaattcccagcatccacatggtggctcacaaccatctgtaatgggatctgatgccctcttctggtgtgtctgaagacggctacggtgtactcatatatataaataaatcttaaaaaaaaaaaaaaagaaaagaaatgaaaatgaaaaaaaaaagtggtgccCCATCcctccagaggcagagacccaAGATCCCTGAATTCGAGGCCAGGCTGCTCTTGGGGAGGCCTAGGTCGTCTctcctgtgtatgctctttggttggtggttcagtttccgAGAGTTCCAAAATCAGGTCAATTGactctggtcttcctgtggggttcctatcACCTCTGGGGCCCATAATCCTTCCCCCGACCGCATTTGCCTGCAGGCCAGTCAGATCAAGGCTGTTTCCCAGTCGATACTGTTCCTTCTTCCAAGACGAATTTAGCTTGTATAAAGctgacaaaacaaaacccaaaaaccaaacaaaaaaccaaaaataaccaaCCAGCCGGGATCAGCAATGTTGGGTACTCAGTGGCTGTGCAGGTGGGTTAACGCGCTCTCCCCACCTTACCTCTGTTCCTTCCCGAAGCCTCACTGTGAGATGAAGATGAACATTCTGGGCTTGGTCGTGTTCGCTATAGTCTTTGGCGTGGCTCTGAGGAAGCTGGGGCCCGAGGGTGAGCTGCTCATCCGattcttcaactccttcaatgaTGCCACCATGGTCCTGGTCTCCTGGATTATGTGGTAGGTGTTGGGAACAAGGGGTGGGCATGTCTGTTGTGTGACACAGGGGAGCCTCCCAGTGTGCTTCCGAGAGCCCAAAGGGTTCTGCATTCAGATCTTGTGTCCCCCATTCCctggctgtgtgactttgggGCAGTGACTTggcttctctgtgcctcagtctcCCCGTTGTAAACGGTGATTACCCTGTAGTCCATGGGTGCTAGGACTGATACATTTGCCTTCTTGATCATTCTAGAAGGTGATGGAAGACAGCCGAACAGATGTACCACGGCTTTAATGTAATAGCATGGCTCCTTTTGAACTGAGGATCTGAGTGTAGGTGAACCACAGAAGCACAGGAGAGAAGTTTATTTGGAGCCGGAGAGTGCTTGCCTCACTGGTGTCATGGGCACCCTGTGTTCTATCCCTGTGCCTGGTTCTAACTATTGAGCACCCCCTGGTGTGAGGACTGGTCTTTGGTTTTTCAtaaatgacttcaggaaatgaaAGTGAAAACCACCTACAGGGACCTCTGGCTTTCCTCCTGTCCATCTGCTCTGACATCTAGTCCACCCACCTGGCCTGGATGTAAAGATCAGAAATGGAGAGAAAAGACAAGATGGCTACTTCCAAAAACCTTTCACTCCCCCCGCAAAAAGTAATAGTAACAACAACTCCCTCGATTCCAATATAGAACTTTCCtgtggagagatgcctcagtgattaagagccccGGCTGCCCGTCACTGGACCCCTTTTTGTtactcagcatccacatggtgtctTGCAAGCATCTCTAACAGATTCCAGGGAATCTGTTGGCCCCTTCTGGCCTGTGTGGGCAATCGCACTCATGTGGTACACAGCCATACAAGCCAAacccccaacatataaaataaaaatgaatctttaagaAAAGTAACTTTCCaatggctggagaaatggctcgggGGTTAACAGTACTCACTGAtctcccagaggacctaggtttgattacAAACATTCACGAGGTGGCTGATAATCATTTGTAATCCCGGTTCCAGGGGTCAGGCCCCCTGTACTGGCATTTTAGGGCCCCAGATATGTACAAGATGAATGGACATTCATGTAGTCAAAACACTCAAACACGTAGAATGACATGGAAAACTCTTAGCCTGGcatggtggaacatgcctttaatgttagtgctcaggagacagaggccagtGGATAGATCTTTGTGGGTTTAAGGTTAGTTTGTTCTACTTAGCCAGTGCCAAATGGTGAGGCAAACTGTAAGAtactatcttaaaaaacaaaagaaagtgtgCAGAGCAGTGGTggagcatgtctttaatcccagcacgtgggaggcagaagcaaggagttcaagaaacaaaacaagggctggagagatggctcagcggttaagagcactgagtgctcttccagaggtcatgagttcaattcccaaccaccacatggtggctcacaaccatctgtgaggagatcccatgctctcttctggtgtgtctgaagacagtgacagtgtactcgtcatacataaaatgaataaataaaatcttttaaaaaattaattaagaaaacaaaacaaaatgtcaagTTTTCATGTAACGCTGCTTTTGAGAGGCCGAGGTTGGCAGGttttttgagttcaaggctagaccaGCGCTACGAAAAGAAACCCAGCATGAAAAAAGCCAAAACTAAGCCAGCCATGCTCACTGGGTATGCTTTTTGTTGGACATTTTTGGAaatagggtttcactatgtaaccTAGACTTCCTATATCTCCTAATTTCCCTACTCTTGGACCCAAGAGATGGGAACCCAGGCACCCACCACCATATtcaatgctgtgtgtgtgtttgtagctGTTGATCTCTTTGGTGGAGTCCTACCCCCCTACccctagcccctcactggagggGGTGGGTGTTCTAGGTTCTGCCACTGAACCAGATACCTGCCCCCTAGTGTGTCTTGATCAGGAGGAAGACATGGCGGGGAAGGGCCAGGTGAGGTGAGCAGAGGCAAAAAAGCTTTTGTCTATGTGGCTCAGAAAAGCTTCAGAGACAGCTTGGTTTCCCTCCCCGGTGCTGTCGTTTCCCAGCTCTGGGTGTTACTCCAAGTTAGACTTAACTTCCCTATGCCTCAGCTTTTCTCTGCAGAAAATGGTGCCATCACAGCTGCTTCAGAAGGCACAAAAGGGTTTATACACCTTCTCAGGCCACTGCCTGTTCTGTTCTCTGCTCACAGTAAACAATGGCAAATGTTTATTTAAGCATTTGAGCTTATAAAATTCCTGGGCACATCTGAGTGGCTAGGACTTGCCCAACTGACCCACCCTCGTTGCTCAGGTGGCTGGGAACTGGTGCCTTTCTTTTCTGTAAAGGACAAGGAACTGAGGAGACAATTGGCCGT is part of the Rattus norvegicus strain BN/NHsdMcwi chromosome 1, GRCr8, whole genome shotgun sequence genome and harbors:
- the Slc1a5 gene encoding neutral amino acid transporter B(0), with the protein product MAVDPPKADPKGVVAVDPTANCGSGLKSREDQGAKAGGCCSSRDQVCRCLRANLLVLLTVAAAVAGVVLGLGVSAAGGAEALGHARFTAFAFPGELLLRLLEMIILPLVVCSLIGGAASLDPSALGRLGAWALLFFLVTTLLSSALGVALALALKPGAAFAAINSSVVDSSVHRAPTKEVLDSFLELLRNMFPSNLVSASAAFRIPCGACPQRSNATMDQPHCEMKMNILGLVVFAIVFGVALRKLGPEGELLIRFFNSFNDATMVLVSWIMWYAPIGILFLVAGKIVEMKDIRQLFIGLGKYIVCCLLGHAIHGLLVLPLIYFLFTRKNPYRFLWGIVTPLATAFGTSSSSATLPLMMKCVEEKNGVAKHISRFILPIGATVNMDGAALFQCVAAVFIAQLNGMSLDFVKIITILVTATASSVGAAGIPAGGVLTLAIILEAISLPVKDISLILAVDWLVDRSCTVLNVEGDAFGAGLLQSYVDRTKMPSSEPELIQVKNDVSLKPLPLATEEGNPLLKQCREPSGDSSATCEKESVM